A window of Vigna unguiculata cultivar IT97K-499-35 chromosome 4, ASM411807v1, whole genome shotgun sequence contains these coding sequences:
- the LOC114182670 gene encoding protein SGT1 homolog B-like, which yields MASDLEAKAKEAFVEDHFELAVDLLSQAINLEPNKAELYADRAQGNIKLNNLTEAVADANKAIELNPSLAKAYLRKGTACLKLEEYQTAKAALETGASLSPDDLRFVNLIKECDKLIAEESYTTIPIQEKTIAQDDNPKDVQQQDDLPEKPPVAVNKPKYRHEFYQKPDQVVVTIFAKKIPKESITVEFGEQILSVSINVPGEDAYVFQTRLFGKIVPSNCRYEVLTTKIEIRLEKAEPIHWSSLEFTKNVVVPQRVNASSVTASNRPSYPSSKQTRDWDKIEAEVKKEEKDEKLDGDAALNKFFREIYQDADEDTRRAMKKSFVESNGTVLSTNWKEVGSKKVEGSPPDGMELKKWEY from the exons ATGGCTTCCGATCTTGAAGCGAAGGCCAAAGAAGCCTTTGTCGAAGACCACTTCGAACTCGCAGTGGACCTTCTCTCTCAGGCAATTAACCTCGAACCCAACAAAGCCGAACTCTACGCCGACCGCGCTCAAGGCAACATCAAATTGAACAACTTAACTG AGGCTGTTGCTGATGCTAACAAAGCAATTGAATTGAATCCTTCTCTTGCAAAAGCATATTTGCGGAAAGG TACTGCATGCTTGAAGCTTGAGGAGTATCAGACTGCCAAGGCTGCTCTGGAGACTGGTGCTTCATTGTCTCCAGACGACCTAAGATTTGTCAATTTAATCAAAGAGTGCGATAAGCTCATTGCAG AGGAATCTTATACCACCATACCTATACAGGAAAAGACCATAGCACAGGATGATAATCCAAAAGATGTTCAGCAACAGGATGATCTTCCAGAGAAGCCACCAGTTGCAGTAAATAAACCTAAATATAG GCATGAATTCTACCAGAAACCTGATCAGGTGGTTGTAACCATATTTGCAAAGAAAATCCCCAAGGAAAGCATTACTGTTGAATTTGGCGAACAAATA CTAAGTGTTAGCATTAATGTCCCAGGGGAAGATGCATATGTTTTTCAAACTCGCTTATTTGGAAAG ATTGTACCCTCCAATTGCCGGTATGAAGTTTTGACaaccaaaattgaaattcgcCTTGAGAAAGCAGAACCTATTCATTGGTCATCTCTTGAATTCACCAAAAACGTTGTAGTTCCACAGAGAGTTAATGCCTCTTCAG TTACTGCAAGTAATAGACCTTCTTACCCGTCCTCAAAACAAACCAGAGATTGGGACAAGATCGAAGCTGAAGTCAAGAAAGAG GAGAAAGATGAAAAGCTCGACGGGGATGCTGCATTGAACAAGTTTTTCCGGGAAATATACCAAGATGCAGATGAGGATACAAGAAGAGCAATGAAAAAGTCATTT GTGGAGTCTAATGGAACTGTGCTGTCCACAAACTGGAAAGAAGTGGGATCAAAGAAGGTGGAGGGAAGTCCCCCTGATGGCATGGAGTTGAAGAAATGGGAATATTAA
- the LOC114180839 gene encoding uncharacterized protein LOC114180839, which yields MCDGWTDGKGRSLTNFLVNSPSETIFLKSIDISDVIKDGKKMFELLDNMVEEIGEDHVVQVVTDGASNLVAAGRMLMEKRTKLFWSPCASHYLDLVLEDIGELIVFYNTISNAKKITTYIYMHTWVLNLYRSYSNGRELERLVVTRFATSYLTLNCIKQQKNALRSMFALEEWATNPHANKSEGKQVMNLVLSDGRFWRSITYCLKCVIPLVKVLRLVDGDAKLAMPYIYEAMDRAKEQIAENFQKIKTRYHYDKNFNLDREVLIGLYETFERMVLDVSTRVTIDQQLEKFNGAKGLFGMHMAIATRNKKQPALWWESYGGEGKELQKIAIKILSLACSATGCERNWSTFDQVHTKRRNRLEQQRLNALVYVKYNLQLELRQKSREEKGETYDPICLSDIESDDEWITEKENPCLPIDSSWMDIHECFDDEEGAPNKKKGREIIIFVPTEYRSTREHKGLSISFQGPEYLLPMKSSTGWRPSMLSTAEVSSPSVWDDLGGEPSMLPTVEVSSPGMCNDLDKEPSILSTAEVSSPDVCDDLDKEPSVLPTVEVSSPDVWGELGREPAKPL from the exons ATGTGTGATGGATGGACGGATGGTAAAGGAAGATCATTGACTAATTTTCTTGTTAACAGTCCAAGTGAGactatttttttgaaatctATTGATATTAGTGATGTCATTAAAGATGGGAAGAAAATGTTTGAGTTGTTGGACAACATGGTGGAGGAAATTGGAGAGGACCATGTTGTCCAAGTAGTTACTGATGGAGCTTCTAACCTTGTGGCAGCTGGAAGAATGTTAATGgaaaaaagaaccaaattatTTTGGTCCCCATGTGCATCACACTACCTTGATTTGgttcttgaagatattggagaGCTTATAGTATTTTACAACACTATTAGCAATGCAAAGAAAATCACTACTTACATATATATGCATACATGGGTTCTTAATTTGTATAGAAGCTACTCTAATGGAAGAGAATTAGAAAGACTAGTTGTCACACGATTTGCTACTTCTTATCTCACATTAAATTGTATTAAGCAACAAAAGAATGCTCTTAGATCAATGTTTGCTTTAGAGGAATGGGCTACTAATCCACATGCTAATAAAAGTGAGGGTAAGCAAGTTATGAATTTGGTGTTGAGTGATGGTAGATTTTGGAGATCAATCACCTATTGCTTAAAATGTGTGATTCCACTCGTAAAAGTGTTGAGGCTTGTAGATGGTGATGCAAAATTAGCTATGCCATACATTTATGAAGCAATGGATAGAGCAAAGGAGCAAATTGCTGAAAATTtccaaaagataaaaacaag ATATCACTATGACAAAAATTTCAATCTGGATAGGGAGGTCTTGATTGGTTTATATGAAACATTTGAAAGAATGGTTTTGGATGTTAGCACAAGAGTTACAATTGATCAACAACTTGAAAAGTTCAACGGAGCTAAGGGGCTTTTTGGAATGCACATGGCAATAGCTACTAGAAACAAGAAACAACCTG CTCTTTGGTGGGAGAGTTATGGAGGAGAAGGTAAAGAGTTACAAAAGATAGCCATTAAAATTTTGAGTCTCGCATGTAGTGCAACAGGGTGTGAAAGGAATTGGAGCACCTTTGACCAAGTCCACACTAAGAGAAGAAATAGATTGGAACAACAAAGACTAAATGCTCTTGTCTATGTAAAGTACAATCTCCAACTTGAGTTGAGACAAAAGAGTAGAGAAGAGAAGGGGGAAACTTATGATCCCATATGTTTGTCGGATATTGAATCAGATGATGAATGGattacagaaaaagaaaatccttGTTTGCCTATTGATTCCTCATGGATGGATATACATGAGTGCTTTGATGATGAAGAGGGAGctccaaacaaaaaaaaaggaagagagataattatttttgttcctACCGAATACCGAAGTACCCGCGAACACAA GGGTCTGAGTATCTCCTTCCAAGGGCCTGAGTACCTCCTTCCGATGAAGAGTTCCACTGGCTGGAGGCCTTCTATGTTGTCCACTGCCGAAGTGTCCTCTCCAAGTGTGTGGGATGATTTAGGCGGAGAGCCTTCTATGTTGCCCACTGTTGAAGTGTCCTCTCCAGGTATGTGCAATGATCTGGACAAGGAGCCTTCTATATTGTCCACTGCCGAAGTGTCCTCTCCAGATGTGTGCGATGATCTGGACAAGGAGCCTTCTGTGTTGCCCACTGTCGAAGTGTCCTCTCCAGATGTGTGGGGTGAACTGGGCAGGGAGCCTGCAAAGCCACTCTGA